The Streptomyces phaeolivaceus genome has a window encoding:
- a CDS encoding aldehyde dehydrogenase family protein, producing MPELFIGGAWRSALDGRTREIRCPADGSLVAVVDEAGGKDTVEAITAARRAFDDGPWPATTPADRGDLLLRVADLLVRDKDALARAESLDTGKRLVESEYDIDDIANCFRYFGRAATAETGRVVDTGQAGVDSRVVYEPVGVCALITPWNYPLLQTAWKVAPALAAGNTFVLKPSELTPHTAIHLMRLLEEAGLPEGVANLVLGAGPEAGAPLSDHPDVDLVSFTGGLQTGRRLMANAAASVKKVALELGGKNPNIVFADADFDTAVDMALTAIFLHSGQVCSAGARLLVEDSLHDRFVDEVVRRAREIRLGGPFDERAQTGPLISAAHRAKVEEYVAKGLAEGAVLRCGGERPTGDAYDEGFYYLPTVLDECASTMSVVQDESFGPVLTVERFSTEGEAVRLANDTIYGLAGAVWTTDEARAQRVAARLRIGTVWINDYHPYVPQAEWGGVKQSGFGRELGPAGLAEYREAKHIWRNTDPSPQGWFA from the coding sequence ATGCCCGAACTTTTCATCGGCGGAGCATGGCGATCCGCGCTCGACGGCCGGACGCGTGAGATCCGCTGCCCCGCCGACGGCAGCCTGGTCGCGGTCGTCGACGAGGCCGGCGGCAAGGACACCGTGGAGGCGATCACGGCCGCCCGCCGCGCCTTCGACGACGGCCCCTGGCCCGCCACCACGCCCGCCGACCGCGGTGACCTGCTGCTCAGGGTCGCCGACCTGCTCGTACGCGACAAGGACGCGCTCGCCCGCGCCGAGTCCCTCGACACCGGCAAGCGGCTGGTGGAGAGCGAGTACGACATCGACGACATCGCGAACTGCTTCCGTTACTTCGGACGGGCGGCCACCGCCGAGACGGGCCGGGTCGTCGACACCGGTCAGGCGGGCGTCGACAGCCGGGTCGTGTACGAGCCGGTCGGGGTGTGCGCGCTGATCACCCCGTGGAACTATCCCCTCCTCCAGACCGCCTGGAAGGTCGCCCCGGCGCTCGCGGCCGGCAACACCTTCGTGCTGAAGCCGAGCGAGCTGACGCCGCACACCGCGATCCATCTGATGCGCCTCCTGGAGGAGGCCGGGCTGCCCGAGGGTGTGGCCAATCTGGTCCTCGGCGCGGGCCCCGAGGCGGGCGCCCCGCTCTCCGACCACCCGGACGTGGACCTGGTCTCGTTCACCGGTGGTCTGCAGACCGGGCGACGGCTCATGGCCAACGCCGCCGCGAGCGTGAAGAAGGTCGCCCTGGAACTGGGCGGCAAGAACCCGAACATCGTCTTCGCCGACGCCGACTTCGACACGGCCGTCGACATGGCGTTGACCGCGATCTTCCTGCACTCCGGGCAGGTGTGCTCGGCGGGCGCCCGGCTGCTGGTGGAGGACTCCCTGCACGACCGGTTCGTCGACGAGGTCGTCCGCCGGGCGCGGGAGATCCGGCTCGGCGGCCCCTTCGACGAGCGCGCCCAGACCGGGCCGCTGATCTCGGCCGCCCATCGCGCGAAGGTCGAGGAGTACGTCGCCAAGGGTCTCGCCGAGGGCGCGGTGCTGCGCTGCGGCGGCGAGCGGCCGACCGGCGACGCGTACGACGAGGGTTTCTACTATCTGCCGACCGTCCTGGACGAGTGCGCGAGCACGATGTCCGTGGTCCAGGACGAGTCCTTCGGGCCGGTGCTGACGGTGGAACGCTTCAGCACCGAAGGCGAGGCGGTACGGCTGGCCAACGACACGATCTACGGTCTGGCCGGCGCCGTATGGACGACGGACGAGGCCAGGGCCCAGCGGGTCGCGGCCCGGCTGCGGATCGGCACGGTGTGGATCAACGACTACCACCCGTATGTGCCGCAGGCCGAGTGGGGCGGTGTCAAGCAGTCCGGCTTCGGCCGCGAACTCGGGCCCGCGGGGCTCGCCGAGTACCGCGAGGCGAAGCACATCTGGCGAAACACGGACCCTTCGCCGCAGGGTTGGTTCGCCTAG
- a CDS encoding APC family permease — protein MTTIEQPTGPKNSSDDTELTEFGYRPELKRTLGNFHTFAAGISYISILTGTFQLFYFGFASGGPAYWWSWPMVFVGQFMVALCFAELAARYPVAGSVYNWSKKIGNPHLGWLAGWMMLIASIVSIAAVALAYQLTLPQISDVFQIVGDGTGKYDVATNAVILAAVLILFTTVVNAFGVKLMARINTAGVFIELIATVVLIVLFAVHITRGPQVVMDTNGTGDAYGNGYLGAFLVASLASAYVMYGFDTAASLGEESLDPTRNAPRAIIRAIVASFVLGGLILLLALMSVSSLKGEQLSTDGLQYVVLNVLGPTAGKAMLWCVLIAVTVCALAVHTAAVRLAFAMARDNNLPASSKLAKCHPKFQTPVLPTVIIGILALSILVVNIRQPQIFTVVTSIGIIMIYLAYLGVTVPMLVARLRGKWQPAGDGRFSLGRWGLPVNILAVLWGGGMTLNLIWPRAAVYNAAAPFHWYLQWGAVLFVGIIAGGGFAYYWFIQRHKTGVLAEHRVVVEDGTVPPATPGPLTTSAAD, from the coding sequence ATGACGACCATCGAGCAACCCACCGGACCCAAGAACAGCTCCGACGACACCGAACTCACCGAGTTCGGCTACAGGCCCGAACTCAAGCGCACCTTGGGCAACTTCCACACCTTCGCCGCCGGGATCAGCTACATCTCGATCCTGACCGGAACCTTCCAGCTGTTCTACTTCGGTTTCGCCAGCGGCGGCCCCGCCTACTGGTGGTCATGGCCGATGGTGTTCGTCGGCCAGTTCATGGTCGCGCTCTGTTTCGCCGAGCTGGCGGCCCGCTACCCGGTCGCGGGCTCGGTCTACAACTGGTCGAAGAAGATAGGCAACCCGCATCTGGGCTGGCTCGCCGGCTGGATGATGCTGATCGCCTCCATCGTGTCGATCGCGGCGGTGGCGCTGGCGTACCAGCTGACGCTGCCCCAGATCTCCGACGTGTTCCAGATCGTCGGGGACGGCACCGGCAAGTACGACGTGGCGACCAACGCGGTCATCCTGGCCGCGGTGCTGATCCTGTTCACCACCGTGGTGAACGCGTTCGGCGTCAAGCTGATGGCCCGGATCAACACGGCGGGTGTGTTCATCGAGCTGATCGCCACCGTCGTCCTGATCGTGCTGTTCGCCGTCCACATCACCCGTGGCCCGCAGGTGGTCATGGACACCAACGGCACCGGCGACGCCTACGGCAACGGCTACCTGGGCGCGTTCCTCGTGGCCTCGCTGGCGTCCGCGTACGTCATGTACGGCTTCGACACGGCCGCCTCGCTCGGTGAGGAGTCGCTGGATCCGACGCGGAACGCGCCGCGCGCGATCATCCGGGCCATCGTCGCCTCCTTCGTCCTCGGCGGTCTGATCCTGCTGCTGGCGCTGATGAGCGTCTCCAGCCTGAAGGGCGAGCAGCTGTCCACGGACGGTTTGCAGTACGTCGTGCTCAATGTGCTCGGTCCGACGGCCGGCAAGGCGATGCTGTGGTGCGTCCTGATCGCGGTCACCGTCTGCGCCCTGGCCGTGCACACGGCGGCGGTCCGGCTGGCGTTCGCGATGGCCCGCGACAACAACCTTCCCGCCTCCTCGAAGCTGGCCAAGTGCCACCCGAAGTTCCAGACGCCGGTGCTGCCGACCGTGATCATCGGGATCCTGGCCCTGTCGATCCTCGTGGTCAACATCCGTCAGCCGCAGATCTTCACCGTGGTGACCAGCATCGGCATCATCATGATCTACCTGGCGTACCTGGGCGTCACCGTGCCGATGCTGGTGGCGCGGCTGCGCGGCAAGTGGCAGCCCGCCGGGGACGGCCGGTTCTCGCTGGGCCGCTGGGGCCTGCCCGTGAACATCCTCGCCGTGCTCTGGGGCGGCGGCATGACCCTCAACCTGATCTGGCCCCGGGCCGCGGTCTACAACGCGGCGGCCCCCTTCCACTGGTATCTGCAGTGGGGCGCGGTCCTCTTCGTCGGGATCATCGCCGGCGGCGGCTTCGCCTACTACTGGTTCATCCAGCGCCACAAGACGGGCGTGCTCGCCGAGCACCGCGTGGTCGTCGAGGACGGGACCGTACCGCCCGCGACGCCCGGACCCCTCACCACCTCGGCGGCCGACTGA
- a CDS encoding GMC family oxidoreductase, translating to MKADEFDYVVVGGGTAGNVVAARLSEDPSVTVCVLEAGPSDVGDDDVLKLERWMGLLESGYDWDYPVEPQASGNSFMRHARAKVLGGCSSHNSCIAFWAPAEDLDDWAAAGCEGWSAADLFPLYRRLETNDAPGDHHGRTGPVKLRTIKSEDPCGNALLEACVQAGIPTTPFNTGTTVVRGANWFQINSDENNIRQSSSVAYLHPIMGRRPNLEVRTGVRAKKLVLEGRRCVGAEYLDPDLIHTRTVRARREVVVSCGAIDTPKILMLSGIGPAEQLREVGVDVVVDSAGVGENLQDHPEGVIMWEAAQPMPTESNQWWEAGIFYDTEPGLDRPDLMFHYGSVPFDMNTARYGYPTSENAFCLTPNVTRAKSRGTVRLRTRDYRDKPKVDPRYFTHEHDVRVMTYGLRLARQIAAQPALSGWAGAELAPGPDVQTGEELLDYIQKTHNTVYHPACTVKMGADDDASAPLDARLRVKGIEGLRVADGSVMPELVTVNPCITTMMIGEKCADLLKADA from the coding sequence ATGAAGGCAGACGAGTTCGACTATGTAGTGGTCGGCGGCGGAACCGCGGGAAACGTGGTCGCGGCCAGACTCTCCGAGGACCCGTCGGTCACGGTGTGCGTCCTGGAGGCGGGCCCCAGCGACGTCGGCGACGACGACGTGCTGAAGCTGGAACGCTGGATGGGGCTGCTGGAGTCCGGCTACGACTGGGACTACCCGGTCGAGCCGCAGGCCAGCGGCAACAGTTTCATGCGGCACGCACGGGCGAAGGTGCTCGGCGGCTGTTCGTCCCACAACTCCTGTATCGCCTTCTGGGCGCCGGCGGAGGATCTCGACGACTGGGCGGCGGCGGGCTGCGAGGGCTGGTCCGCTGCCGACCTCTTCCCCCTCTACCGGCGCCTGGAGACCAACGACGCGCCCGGCGACCACCACGGCCGCACCGGTCCGGTGAAGCTGCGCACCATCAAGAGCGAGGACCCGTGCGGCAACGCCCTGCTGGAGGCGTGCGTCCAGGCGGGCATCCCGACGACGCCCTTCAACACCGGCACGACGGTGGTCCGGGGCGCCAACTGGTTCCAGATCAACTCCGACGAGAACAACATCCGGCAGTCCTCCTCGGTGGCGTACCTCCACCCGATCATGGGCCGGCGGCCCAACCTGGAGGTACGCACCGGGGTCCGCGCCAAGAAGCTGGTGCTGGAGGGGCGGCGCTGTGTCGGCGCCGAGTATCTCGACCCCGACCTCATCCACACCCGGACGGTGCGCGCCCGGCGTGAGGTCGTCGTCTCCTGCGGCGCCATCGACACCCCGAAGATCCTGATGCTCTCGGGCATCGGCCCCGCCGAGCAGCTGCGCGAGGTCGGCGTGGACGTGGTCGTGGACTCGGCCGGTGTCGGCGAGAACCTCCAGGACCACCCCGAGGGCGTGATCATGTGGGAGGCCGCCCAGCCGATGCCCACCGAGTCCAACCAGTGGTGGGAGGCGGGCATCTTCTACGACACCGAGCCGGGCCTCGACCGGCCGGACCTGATGTTCCACTACGGGTCCGTCCCGTTCGACATGAACACGGCCCGGTACGGCTACCCCACCTCCGAGAACGCGTTCTGTCTGACGCCCAATGTGACACGGGCGAAGTCCCGGGGCACCGTGCGGCTGCGCACGCGCGACTACCGGGACAAGCCGAAGGTCGACCCGCGCTACTTCACGCACGAGCACGATGTGCGTGTGATGACGTACGGCCTGCGGCTCGCCCGGCAGATCGCGGCGCAGCCGGCGCTGAGCGGCTGGGCCGGGGCCGAGCTGGCTCCCGGGCCCGACGTGCAGACCGGTGAGGAGCTGCTCGACTACATCCAGAAGACCCACAACACCGTCTACCACCCGGCCTGCACGGTGAAGATGGGCGCCGACGACGATGCCTCGGCGCCGCTGGACGCGCGGCTGCGGGTGAAGGGGATCGAGGGGCTGCGGGTGGCCGACGGGTCGGTGATGCCGGAGTTGGTGACGGTGAATCCGTGCATCACGACGATGATGATCGGCGAGAAGTGCGCGGATCTCTTGAAAGCCGACGCCTAG